caaaatattttatttaataggtaAAAGACTCTTATAccctagatatataaatacaaataataaattaaaaattattttttatagtttcagattatatgTTCTCAAATTCAAacttattaaaaagaaaatttcaaactttttcgaattgttttttttttgaaatttgaaaatactttttgaaactatttgaaaatttttattttcaattttataaaattttaaacctcatttagtttaacgggttttaaataggttattcgattcaaaagtatattttaaatgtgtttattctattaattctcctgtatgaccaattaataaaaggttgggtctaacttaaaaaaataactgcataaaatataatataattatatctagAGCATTGTTAACCGTTCATAACTTCCCTCGGCATATAAAACGATAATTTGGGCTTCGAAtattgttaaccgttcgtaacttccctatgttcctgtttttatgttcaaataaaaaaaacaaaaattggacTGAATATTGACAAAAGGACCAAGCCTTACCATATGATACATGTACATACTTACAAaacttatctattctattaaattcatatcatacagaatatgattatacaaacacacaaacataaaaattatgttcctttaaaaaataaaattaaaactaaaactaaacaactaaaattaaaattaaaaattatgatcatgatccgatattctacaaattttagtttaacgggttttaaatagatttctacatttggacccgcccttttatattttttagttttatattcttttagaaatttaatttttatatttatatgttttagtcatatttgtgtttttcattgtataacatttctcttaaataattaataggaggttttaatcattgtattaaaatagtttgaccatacatatatcaatatgttatgtttctattttaatagtattgactagattcggattcgcctttaaaagagctggtatatttttttgttttacatattttagaaatttaatttttatatttatgtttttaatcatatttatatttttctttgtataatattccttttaaataattaataagaggttttaataattatcgtaaaataatttgaccacacatatatcaataggtcatattcctgttttagtatattgatattatataatgaaaaaaaaacgtaaataaaaacataaatataaaaattaaatttataaaaaaatgtaaaacaaaaaatatacccgctcttctaagggcgggtcaaaatctagtttattattaaaccgttgtaatatctcataatcaaccagtcataaatatttcgaaaatgcaataatttttaaacgttaTGCCAGTCATACAAAAGGCAACATAACACTTGAAACTGCAAACTCATGCACCCGTAACCACAACCGCTGCGTTTGAACTAGTCTGACCCTAAAAATATTGTCTAAGAAATggataaacaaaagaaagtccTTATTTCTCAAGAAGCTAGAGGAAGACACGGGGTCAGAAGATCAGAGGTCATAAACTTAACTGGAATTGTCCATGACTATTATGTCAGAGGTCTCCGGTTTGAATGACCACTGAGATGAAACTAATGTTACATACTGTAGTTTCGGATTTAGAGGGATTAGAATTTCGATCCATCTGGACAATTAAGAAAAGAAAGACATGGGTCGGGAGGGATTCTTATAGCAgccaaataatataattatagaCTCATAGCAGCCAATAATATAACAATTATAGACTCATAGCAGCCAATTAAAATTAGAAATGATACTTAGTAGATCatgtgaaatgaaaaaaaaattacaattttattaagTAGACAAtcaaactttaaaatttaagaatttggaaaaaaaaacaggacTTGAACTTACAAACATATGACATTTGCATGCATTAACATGTTTGAAGCTTATCAGAACAACTTATTTAttgggaaaagaaaaaaaacaacctAAATAGGAGACTTTCCTTTTAGAACATATATCCTTTTGATTATCTCTTAATGATCTTGTGTCTTTTATTGTATTACCAAAAGGTTCTTTGTTTTCGTGTACTTTATCCTGCAAGATACACGTAGAACATATGAAATAAGCAACTGTAATGTGATTTAGGTCTACCATATTGTAAGCAAGTATGAGAAATTGTAATTACCATGAGGGCGGTTAGTTAGTAGTGGTATGGAGGAGGTGGAGATTTGTAGAGGTAGGGTTCTTGTGGAGGTGAGTAGGGAACCGGTGGAGGAGGAGAATGGacgggaggaggaggagatttgTATTCGTATTGCTTTGGTGGTGGGGGAGAGTAGTaaaccggaggaggaggagactggtaaaccggtggtggtggtgatttgTACTCGTAGTGTTtctttggtggtggtggagagtggTACACCGGAGAAGGGGGAGACTGGTagaccggtggtggtggtgatttgTACTCATAATGCTTcttaggtggtggaggagagtGGTAaactggaggaggaggagactggTAGACCGGAGGAGGAGGGGACTGGTagactggtggtggtggtgatttgTACTCGTAGTGCTtctttggtggtggtggagagtggTACACCGGAGGAGGGGGAGACTGGTAGacaggtggtggtggtgatttgTACTCGTAGTGCTtctttggtggtggtggagagtggTACACCGGAGGAGGGGGAGACTGGTagaccggtggtggtggtgatttgTACTCGTAGTACTtctttggtggtggtggagagtggTACACCGGAGGAGGGGGAGACTGGTagaccggtggtggtggtgatttgTACTCGTAGTGCTtctttggtggtggtggagagtggTACACCGGAGGAGGGGGAGACTGGTagaccggtggtggtggtgttttGTACTCATAATGCTTcttaggtggtggaggagagtGGTAAATTGGGGGTGGAGGAGACTGGTAgaccggtggtggtggagatttgtaAACAGGAGGAGTGTAGTGCTTCACCGGTGGATGAGGAGAAGAGTAATAGTAATTTGCAGTGGT
The sequence above is drawn from the Raphanus sativus cultivar WK10039 chromosome 7, ASM80110v3, whole genome shotgun sequence genome and encodes:
- the LOC108814745 gene encoding extensin-3-like → MGSPMATMAAALLVLALSLGFASETTANYYYSSPHPPVKHYTPPVYKSPPPPVYQSPPPPIYHSPPPPKKHYEYKTPPPPVYQSPPPPVYHSPPPPKKHYEYKSPPPPVYQSPPPPVYHSPPPPKKYYEYKSPPPPVYQSPPPPVYHSPPPPKKHYEYKSPPPPVYQSPPPPVYHSPPPPKKHYEYKSPPPPVYQSPPPPVYQSPPPPVYHSPPPPKKHYEYKSPPPPVYQSPPSPVYHSPPPPKKHYEYKSPPPPVYQSPPPPVYYSPPPPKQYEYKSPPPPVHSPPPPVPYSPPQEPYLYKSPPPPYHY